The Vigna unguiculata cultivar IT97K-499-35 chromosome 1, ASM411807v1, whole genome shotgun sequence nucleotide sequence GCGAAGGAAAAGTCAAACGAATGAGCGTTGCTGTTTCTTCTGCAGAATTGATGAGTGAAAATGGCCTTAAAAGAAGTTTGGGAAGGGATTTGGGGCAAGTGGGAAGAGATAAAAGCAGAAGGGTATTAATAAGAAAGCTTAGTCGGAgttaatattatcattaattgGTTTCTCAAAGAACCTTTGCATGGTGTCCAAGTGGAGTGCTGAGCGAGTTTGGGAATCCACATATGACCTCAGAAGTGAAGCAACTGTACAAGTAAAGGAACAGCAAAATCCGCAATTATACTCTGCTGCGCGCCCCACAGgcgcaaaaaataaaaaacaatcacGTGGTTCATATCCCTTCCATCAGGCCATCTTCCATTCAAATCAAATCACCATGTGCTCACCTCGTCACACTCGCTGCCACTTGGCGCATTCTCAGTGAACCACTGCACGGTGCATTATATAAACGCACCCCACAGTATACCGTATACGACACTCGCTTCTGGTTTCATGCAATGCACCCTAGTTTTGAAGAAGGTGCTGCTACAGTGCTACTCTTCCTCCTTCCGAATAGAGTGAATGAATGAATGCGTGTGAGTGTGTATGTGATAATGCAATGGTGGTGGTGGGTGTGGTTGGTTTTATTGTATgatgaaagaaagagaaagagatttgaagaaagagaaagagaaagagaaaatgaaaaacgcCATTGATTTCTGTTGTAAGTTTTCAGAACTTTTGCAACAGGTGGAGGGTGTTATCGAGCCCCATGTTTCCTGTGTCTTCACCATCCATCCGTCACTACATGCTTGGCCACTATCtaaccaccaccatcaccaccacaagAGCACCAAACCCTAGGCGCAAACCAAACCCATCACCCTTAACCCTGGTTTGCACCACCCCCTATTCACACGCAGCCACATTGCCCTCATTAACTCTCCTCTCTCCCTCCACATTATTGTAAAACACCACAAAGcgccaaaaccaaaaccatccaTGAATCCGCTCCTCACATTTGGTCACCACTCTGATTAACCCATCTACTCTACTCTACTCAAGaaagagagtgtgagagtgTGAGAGAGAGTTCATTATATTATGGTAAAAGTAAAAGGAAGCAAGGGGAGAGGATGGGGTGAGGCGTGAATGCAGGATAAACAAATGTCATAAAAACCAGACCCTGtaatcacaaaaatccttgctaaaaatagaaaaactccaaagaaaaaaaaatatagagagaGGGGGAAGAGAAGAGTGAAAGAGAGTCCACCATTGATCTCTTTAACACCAAACCCCACACCCATTTCGTGATTGCCCAGCGTCGTCCATACCCGACCCTATCTATCTATATCTGCCTGCACACACTCAGACTGAGAGAAAGAGAGCCAACAACTACAGTCACAGAAAACCAAAAGCACTGTGTGTGTCTCTCTAAATcaaccaaaaaaagaaaaaaaaaaaaaaccctaagcTAATGATGATGGATCAGCGACAGCGAGAGAAACTGCTTCACAAAACCGAGGCCTGTGCCTTCGTGGCAGGTGTTGCTGCCGAGCTTCGACTTGTCGCCGCCCAAGGAGACATCGCCAACACCAACAACGTTaactccaccaccaccatcgtATCTCAATCTCACGCCTCGCCTCGGATCCACGACGCCAACCACCTTGGCCTCGTCGCTGCGGTTACCAATCTTGGAACTGTTCACAGGAAGAAGAGGATGCCCAGGCAGCGAAGATCCACCGTCGCCACCTCCTCCACCACCCCCACCTTGTTTCTCCAGATGCACCACTCCGACAACGCTCTCCCCTCCAAGCACCACCACCCTAATTTACCATCTTCAACTCCTTCCGCCTCCTCGCACGTGCCACCCTCCTCTCTCCAGTCCGTTAAACACCCCACTCCTCCCCGGCTCGCCGCACGTGTGAGTCACcccttttctcctttttcttttcttttttttctccaattCTTCATTCTCAAGATCTCATCTTATCTTATATACATACCCCCATTCTCAATTGGGTCCTTGCTATGTCCTCGCGATATTGTCTTGCTCCTAATTTTTTTACCCCATTTTTGGATCTCATAAATtaagtgtttttttctttcgatTAAAATTGGAACTTCGTTTTAAGCTTTTTTTTCCCCCGATTTTTTCACCAATTATCTTCACTGAACTCCGATTCTAACTCTAAAACATTGAAAAACAATTGCATCGGAGTTTTATTCAACTTCTTGCTGATTTGTTTAGATCTTGGGTTTGTTTGTCTCGTGATTCCCTTTTGCctatttaaatgatattttttgtgataatcTTTTCCAATGCTAAATGCAAAGTTTGTGATaatcttatataaaatattatattatattattatgattattattatgtattatattatataattatatatagttgAGATTGGTACTATTTCTTTGTTTGAAGAGAGCACAAATCATTTGTTTGATCTTCAATTTGGTAACTGAGACATGGGAAGGGAAGAGTGAGAATGAAGGGCAAAAGTGACACTGCAGTCAAGAAATGAACtgagttttttatattaaaaaatcccCACCCAAAAAGAGACCAAAAGGAAACAGAATATATTAGAATATATTAAGAATGAAGTTTAGAAAAGAATGTCTCAGAAGAcaagataaagaataaaatgagaGTGAagacatattttttgttttttttttttactaaattgaGTGGTGAAATGGAGTCTATAAACATAAGTGAAACTAGGGATTTTAATGGGTGGGTAGGGTCCCGTACCCTACTttctggataaatatttgtctcatATTTGTCCCGTACATGTCCTCATATCCGTACATGTATCCATTATGTGGGTATCTGGCTTGGATcaacaaattcattttctctgattgattcctaaaaaataaaaaaatcactaacaatttatattgtagtttattttgaatgaattattaaaaaaattactaacttcaaTGTTCACATTGAAGTTTCATATTGTCCagttttaatctagaagagcatgaaaacataagaagttcattcaGAATTTGTAACAATCACTTAactaaaatatctaagtaaaactgttaatttcattaccttccatgttggtccataactaGTCTTGGAGACATATCAATGCCTCCATAATATTTAGAAGTAATCTACTGCGATATGGAGTAAGAATCCGACCACCACTActtgaatgaagactcataaacAACAGTTGAGATGAGGATTGCTAGAATGTCTCTCTCCAGCATTTGCAAGGTTGGGTATTTTAACCCATTACTTTTCCACCATGCTAAGATATCAAATTGTGCATCTGGAAGTTTTGCCTCTTCTAAATAACGATCTAAATCTTGTAAAATTTGACCttcaactttcttttcttccaaGAACACCTATGTTCACTACATTTAGGTTTGAACTTTGAGATGAAGCAGCCAATTCTTTACCATTGACTTTAATTACATACTCTTTTACCAAATCTTGACAAATAGATTTTACCCTCTCAATTtcataatgaaaattttctccATAAATTTGAGGGAAAAAATAATCTAACTAGTCAATTTTATACCTGGGATCTAATACAATTCCTACACCCATCACCCTGACATTCCAATACTTATTGAATTTAGTAATCCTGGTTGCAGCCATTCTAAGAATAATGGAAATAGGACACGAAAGTCATTCAATTAAAGCCAATTTAATTTCACATATATTTGTGAAAACGACATTCATAATTGGATACAAAGTACCAAAGAATAAGTCTTCATAATGTCAATCCTTATCGTGTTTCGAGAAATCCCCTTGAATCAAGATTGCAAAGCAAGACAATATTCCTTAAAGCCCATGTGATCAATCATTGACATTGGATACTCATGTAGAACTATCATCTTAACAAGTGCATACCTTGTTTCTTGACTAAATACATAGTTGCCAACAACTATGGTTTCACTTACTATTTTTTCCTGTTTTAAGAAATGCTTGCTTGATGTCTGGAGTTGTTCAAAGTTTGCAACACCTAAAGTGGACCATTAAGTTGTTCTGGTATAAAAAATTCTATCAAAAggttataaaaacaatttataaagtGAGTATACATAAATTATACCTATAATTCATATTGACGAACCAAAATTGTGTTCCTTactattaaaatgataaaagtcaTACATTAGGAATTTTTGATGCATACGAAActcatgaaataataaaataataaaccaaaatgctattaaaatgataaaagaaatacgataatcatttttaattcatacaaaactcatgaaatattaaaataataaacaagaaACTCAGTTAAATAAGACAACTCGTATGAAAccatatttttcaattcttaGAAGTTAATAAGCCTCAACTATCCtatgccaagtattcttattttgttaaCTCCATCTGGCAACACATATCATATCACAtgtacagatactatgatacctgtaCCTGTCATGTTAATATgcgagtataaaaaatattcatacccATTATCTGTggatatctatttttaatatcacTTTCTATCCGTTACGAGTTTTATCTGCGAATATTCGtaagtacaaattttttttatctcccaAGGTGAAATATTGGGCTAATAGCTATCTGAACATTTGCGTCAGATTATGTTACCAAAAAGATACAAACACACATAAAAAAGGAACACACTTTTATCACAAAGACGATGatggatatatatataagtgCGGAATGAATAAGTTTCATAACCGGGAAGggaccaaaataaataaatttcattcgtcttatatgtttatttgacaAACATGTGttgtattataaaaaatatttattggactatgtttctgtttttagaaatttttgaTATACATGTTGCAATGCTAGCTACAGTATATCCGTCTTCAACCTTCATCCCTTATTAATTGCAAGATTGCCAACAGAACAGTACATtgttatttgtctcaatattaattaataccCTTACTTGGAATACCAAATTCTTACTTTACATTGTGTacacaattttaaaagtaaagaaagaaaaacttatGATTAGTGGATATTGACGGCTCCATATTTGGGAAATTGTGTAGTTCAAGATATCCATATTAGGCATGCTGGACAATGTTTTGGGTACTCTGCCTTTCAGACTGTTAGCATATGGACTTGATGTACTTATACAGGACATGGTGTCTATGATGTCTTACTTACACAAGAATTGCATGTTCTTTCAcaattaattatagttttttccATCTTTTAGTGGCTTTTAGGTGAATGTCTATAGCTTTAACCTGAGATTAACAATGGTCTAATTTGGTTTGTGTGTTTCTAGGGAATCGATCAAAGAAACTTGAGGTTCCTTTTCAAAAAGGAGTTAAAGAACAGTGATGTTAGCTCCCTAAGGAGAATGGTGTTGCCCAAGGTTTGGTCTATGTTCATTAATATTGTCTTTACTTCATTATTGTCTCAACTTCTCTTCTAATTCCACCATGACCTTAGAATATTAATGACTAAAATAATTGGGAAAGAAATTGTCACTTGCAGAAAGCAGCAGAGACTTTCCTCCCACCACTGGAATCAAAAGAAGGAATTTTTATGGACATGGAAGACAAAGATGGTACTCGTGTGTGGAATTTCAAGTACAGGTCTgcaacatatacatatatagaaATGTCAGAAAATAAACTAAAGACATTATTTTACGACATTGGTTCTAGTTGTTGAATATGTaatttaaggtttttttttaattaattgttactaaccattcaaattcatatttcattttatttgtatttgaacAATGCAGGTTTTGGCCTAACAACAATAGCAGGATGTACGTGCTTGAAAATACCGGTAAAGTCTATTCATAGTAATTATTGTCTGACAAGTCCCAGAACagataaatttttgaattttatagtaatgaaataataataacaataatatttttgtgtctAATACTTTCAGGAGATTTTGTCCGCACACATGGCCTTCGATCCGGCGATACCATTATGATTTACCAACAGATTGAAAACAATAACTATGTACGTGCCGccaaaaatatttctatattattCATTCTGCCACAgcataaaatatacatataaggAACGAGAATCAAGTTCGTACTTAAAAGTACACACTGAAATACTTTAAATAGTATATTATGATATCTTTGACTCATTcgaaaaaagttataatactattttatttatgccattaattttatttaaatctctTTCCGAAGTTGATTCG carries:
- the LOC114163616 gene encoding B3 domain-containing transcription factor FUS3-like codes for the protein MMMDQRQREKLLHKTEACAFVAGVAAELRLVAAQGDIANTNNVNSTTTIVSQSHASPRIHDANHLGLVAAVTNLGTVHRKKRMPRQRRSTVATSSTTPTLFLQMHHSDNALPSKHHHPNLPSSTPSASSHVPPSSLQSVKHPTPPRLAARGIDQRNLRFLFKKELKNSDVSSLRRMVLPKKAAETFLPPLESKEGIFMDMEDKDGTRVWNFKYRFWPNNNSRMYVLENTGDFVRTHGLRSGDTIMIYQQIENNNYVIETRKAWEEDESVGQSNETVNKMFPSDLEVNKPGCFNISYPAGNDAGMSYIYETTISNDSPLDFLGGSMTNFSRIGPVETFGSVENLSLDDFY